From a region of the Zingiber officinale cultivar Zhangliang chromosome 4B, Zo_v1.1, whole genome shotgun sequence genome:
- the LOC121977933 gene encoding triacylglycerol lipase 2-like yields MYMASHTTCSALPLLLYLFLIVPPQVLVGARSLNGRGWQSGGTTNDSLCELAVIPQGYKCQEYKVQTEDGYILGLQRIPQGRDSDREGKKRQPVLLQHGILVDGMSWALNSPEESLAFILADNGFDVWIANTRGTTWSPTHISLNITDQAFWSFSWDELASYDLPAILDFVYQQTGQKVDYVGHSLGTLMALSSLSQGKLVDKMKSAALLSPIAYLSHITTRLGKLAARVFVADVIKWLGVSEFNLKSKISSDFLNKLCDHPGVDCFDLAAAISGNNCCLNHTAVEYYLKYEPQPTSIKNLIHLAQMVRDGVITKYDYGSKTANMRHYNQVNPPPYDMSNIPKDFPLFLSYGGRDELSDVEDVLQLLDDLKLHDVDKLTVQYVEEYAHLDFILGINAKAIVYGSIISFFNTH; encoded by the exons ATGTACATGGCTTCACACACCACTTGTTCTGCTCTCCCCCTCCTCCTCTATCTTTTCCTTATTGTCCCACCACAAGTGCTAGTTGGAGCGCGGAGCTTAAACGGAAGGGGTTGGCAGTCTGGAGGGACGACAAACGATAGCCTATGCGAGTTGGCAGTGATTCCTCAGGGTTACAAGTGCCAAGAGTACAAG GTTCAAACTGAAGATGGATACATTCTTGGCTTACAAAGAATTCCACAAGGACGTGACAGCGATCGAGAAGGCAAGAAAAGGCAGCCAGTGCTATTGCAGCATGGAATTCTCgtg GATGGGATGAGCTGGGCGCTGAATTCACCAGAGGAGTCACTAGCCTTCATCTTGGCAGACAATGGATTTGATGTGTGGATAGCAAACACAAGAGGAACAACGTGGAGCCCTACTCACATTTCTCTCAACATAACTGATCAG GCATTTTGGTCTTTCTCTTGGGATGAACTGGCCTCTTATGATCTCCCTGCCATCTTGGACTTTGTCTACCAACAAACCGGCCAGAAGGTGGATTATGTTGGCCATTCTCTG GGCACTTTGATGGCTTTGTCATCTTTGTCTCAAGGGAAGCTTGTAGACAAGATGAAATCAGCAGCTCTTCTCAGTCCAATTGCTTACTTGTCTCACATCACTACTCGACTGGGAAAGCTTGCAGCCAGAGTATTTGTTGCAGAT gttATTAAATGGCTCGGGGTATCAGAATTTAATCTCAAATC GAAGATTTCATCAGATTTCCTTAATAAATTGTGCGATCATCCAGGTGTGGATTGCTTTGATTTAGCGGCAGCGATTTCAG GGAACAATTGCTGCCTCAATCACACCGCCGTGGAATACTATTTGAAGTATGAACCGCAACCAACATCGATAAAGAATTTAATTCATTTAGCTCAAA TGGTGAGAGATGGAGTGATAACGAAATACGATTACGGAAGCAAGACGGCTAACATGAGGCACTACAACCAAGTGAATCCCCCGCCCTATGACATGTCGAACATTCCAAAGGATTTTCCTTTGTTTCTTAGCTATGGCGGCCGGGATGAGCTCTCCGATGTCGAAGATGTTCTACAACTCTTAGATGACCTCAAGTTGCATGACGTGGATAAGCTAACAGTTCAGTATGTGGAAGAGTATGCCCATCTTGATTTTATATTAGGGATTAATGCTAAAGCTATTGTTTATGGTTCAATAATCTCATTCTTTAATACACATTAA